AGCGCGCGGGCTTCAAGGGCGTCATCACCGACCCCACCGACTACGACCCCGGCCTGCTCGCCAAGAGCGCCACGAAGAAGGCGCTGGACGGCGTGCACGTGCTCCTCTCCTTCCAGCCGTTCGAGCAGGACACCGCGGACATGCGGCAGTTCAAGAAGGACGTCAGGGAGGCGGCGGGCAGGGACGTCCCCCTCAATATGCACATGATGACCGGCTACATGTCGGCCGACCTCTTCCTCGCCGTCGCCGAGAAGGCGGGCAAGGACCTCACCCTCGACTCCTTCCAGAACGCGGCGGACGGCTACTCAGACACCGGCACCCTGGTCGGCGACCGCAAGCTGCGCGAAGGGCAGAAGGAGTCGTTCGGCTGCGGCGCGCTCGTCCAGCTGCGGGACGGCAAGTACACGGTGTCGTCGCCCTTCAAGTGCTACGAACCGATTCCCTTCAAGTAAGGGCGGGCCGCCATGTCGGACCTCCTCGGATTCGTGCTGAGCGGCCTCGTCTCGGGCGCCCTGTACGCGCTGCTCGCCACGGGCCTCGTCCTGTCGTACTCCGCCTCGGGCCTCTTCAACTTCGCCCACGGCGCGACCGCCTACCTCTGCGCCCTCGCCTTCCACGAACTGCACTCCGGCTTCGGCTGGCCCGCCGTACCGACGGCGCTGCTCCTGGTCCTGGTGGCGGCACCCGCCCTCGGCTGGGGCCTCGACCGGCTGATGTTCCGCAAGCTGGCGCGGGTCGGCGAGACCGCGCAGATCGTCGCGACGATCGGCCTGCTCGTCGCGCTGCCCGCGCTCGGCCTGTGGATCGTGGAGCTCCTCGACGACGCGGGGGCGCCGGTGAAACCCGCGGAGAACCAGTTCGGACTGCCGGGCGTCGGGCCGAGCCCGGCCCGCAGCTGGCAGCTGACGGACGGCGTCGGCATCGACTCCGACCAGCTCATCACCTGGGTGACGACGGCCGTCGTGGCCGTCGGCCTGTGGATCCTGATGCGCCACACGCCGCTCGGCCTCAGGCTGCGCGCCGCCGTCGACAACCGGTCCCTCGTGGAGCTGCGCGGCATGAGCGCGGACCGCCTCTCGTCGGTGGCGTGGATGCTGTCGTCCGGTCTCGCGGGCCTCGCGGGCGTCCTCGCCACGCCGCTCCTCGGGCTCTCCTCGCACGACTTCACCCTGTTCCTCTTCGTCTCCTCGACGGCCGCCGTGCTCGGCCGCTTCCTGTCGATCCCCCTCGCCTTCGCGGGCGGCCTCGGACTCGGCGTGCTCCAGAACCTCGTCGCGGGGTACGCCGACTTCGCCGAGAGGATCACCGGTTTCCGTACGGCCGTGCCGTTCCTGATCCTGTTCGCCGGGCTGCTCCTGCTCACGCGGCGGCAGCGGACCGCGGGCACGGCGGTGGTGGACGCGCCGCCCGTGGACTACCTCGCGGGACGCTCATGGCTGCGCCGCTGGGGCCCGTGGACAGCAGGAGCACTCCTCCTCGCCCTCTCCTTCTACACGGTCACCACTCCCTTCTGGAGCGGCCTCCTCGCACAGGGGCTCGCGATCTCGCTGGTCTTCGTCTCCTTCACCGTGGTGACGGGGCTCGGCGCGATGGTGTCGCTCGCGCAGGCCACGTTCGTGACGGGCGCGGCGCTGGTGGCGGGGCTCCTGATGAGCCACGGGTGGCCGTTCGCCGGGGCGGCGCTCGTGGGCACGTGCGCGGCGGCGGCACTCGGCGCGCTCGTGGCGCTGCCCGCGCTGCGGCTCGGCGGCCGCTCCCTGGCCCTCGCCACGCTGGCGCTCGCCTTCCTCGCCGACCAGGTCCTCTTCCAGATGGGCTGGTTGCGCAACGGCGACACGGGCTGGGAGATCCCCCGCCCGGTCTTCGGCCCCGTCGACCTCTCGGACGACCGCGCGATGG
The window above is part of the Streptomyces venezuelae genome. Proteins encoded here:
- a CDS encoding ABC transporter permease subunit, which produces MSDLLGFVLSGLVSGALYALLATGLVLSYSASGLFNFAHGATAYLCALAFHELHSGFGWPAVPTALLLVLVAAPALGWGLDRLMFRKLARVGETAQIVATIGLLVALPALGLWIVELLDDAGAPVKPAENQFGLPGVGPSPARSWQLTDGVGIDSDQLITWVTTAVVAVGLWILMRHTPLGLRLRAAVDNRSLVELRGMSADRLSSVAWMLSSGLAGLAGVLATPLLGLSSHDFTLFLFVSSTAAVLGRFLSIPLAFAGGLGLGVLQNLVAGYADFAERITGFRTAVPFLILFAGLLLLTRRQRTAGTAVVDAPPVDYLAGRSWLRRWGPWTAGALLLALSFYTVTTPFWSGLLAQGLAISLVFVSFTVVTGLGAMVSLAQATFVTGAALVAGLLMSHGWPFAGAALVGTCAAAALGALVALPALRLGGRSLALATLALAFLADQVLFQMGWLRNGDTGWEIPRPVFGPVDLSDDRAMGVAMVVLATAAVASLAALRNSPSGRAMLAVRSAPAAAMASGVSVVRTKLLLFTLSAGLAGFGGVMYASYNTRVTATDFTAMTGLIWLAVAVAAGVRRPQFAVVAGLVFAIVPHLATEYVTESAHLPVILFGLAGLALANDPDGYCAAVPVRMHRRRKGRVRPEAVPGAVVSARGGGILQRASGGPQSVSAPAPRPVDAAPPVLALHGLRAGYDGAPVLHGVDLAVHAGEIVALLGPNGAGKSTVCRTAAGLLAPTQGHVYVAGHDATREGAARRSRGGVVLAPEGRGIFPSLTIDENLALYLRGRDERDAVYERFAGLAARRKVAAGSLSGGEQQLLALAPLLQRPPKVLIADEPSLGLAPRVVDDVFRLLAELRDAGAGLLLVEEKAAEILGVADTVAYLAQGSVSWCGPRSEVRADRLTEAYLGMAANDGRRTAKDVTRP